The following proteins are co-located in the Camelina sativa cultivar DH55 chromosome 12, Cs, whole genome shotgun sequence genome:
- the LOC104729565 gene encoding protein SUPPRESSOR OF npr1-1, CONSTITUTIVE 1-like isoform X2 (The sequence of the model RefSeq protein was modified relative to this genomic sequence to represent the inferred CDS: added 9 bases not found in genome assembly), producing the protein MMRLATDISNKLIKLIPSKDFDGLVGMGAHMEKLKSMLCLDSDEVKMIGILGPSGIGKTTIARFLFNELSNRFHLRVFMEDIRERYSGSRPCYDEYSAKLQLQERFLSQLFNSQHIKILHLGVLKERLKKKKVLVVLDDVDRLEQLDALAKETEWFGPGSRILITTQNKKLLNAHRIEHIYEVGFSPPDEASQILCLYAFGQKSPKDGFENLASKVTELSGGLPLKLKLMGSYLRGMSKQKWENILPRLRAIVDSEIGNIVKSTYGKLNERTEDFAKKFSEWRQERIITKQDLKEDLYKSVRQARIITNQDLKACDTLQYSFASHLSVDFRRKGIHAVVNSNDTLNAIERISAYVVIFSKSCFSSTTCLNKLAKVLQCRKETGQLMVPVFYGISPSDVVVPEQIREWSSVLQELRELPGHQSREECSECELVEEIVKYVYEKLFPAQHIGINSRLLKIEQLLCKQPWGIRHIGIWGMPGIGKTTLAKAVFDQISGGYEASCFIEHFDKAFHEMGLPSLMAEHFGTILNNLSRVCSTITRPSLPRDKLTKKRTLVVLDDVHNPLVARSFLGGIHWFGLGSLIIITSRDKQVFRHCLINHIYEVQSLNEDEALQLISQCAFGRDRREQQILEVPIEVNYANGNPLALSFYGRELMGKTLSKLEAAFLTPNKIHDLFKCSYETLNKNEKNIFLDIACFFNGESVDYVIQLLEGCGFFPHVGINVLVEKSLLTISENRVIMHRIIQDFGREINNNETVQMGRRRRLWEPWTIKLLLEDDKDKGTEDIEGIVLDASKLVFDVKPTAFENMLNLRFLKIYCSSYENQYEIRLPEGLESLPYELRLLHWEDYPLPSLPQDFDPCHLVELNLAYSRLQKLWGGTKNLKMLKTVRLCHSLQLTEIDDIGNAENIELIDLRDCIKLPSFPATGQLQHLRVVNLSGCREIKIFKEVSANIYELNLQGTGIRELPISIGNATNLQKLNLENCSSLVELPSSFGNVINLKELYIKGCLSLAKLPASIGNAINLEILDLSHCLMLEELPSSFGNAINLKELYIEGCSSLAKLPASIGNAINLEILDLSHCLMLEELPSSFGNAINLKELYIEGCSSLAKLPASIGNAINLEILDLSHCLMLEELPSSFGNAINLKELYIEGCSSLAKLPASIGNAINLEILDLSHCLMLEELPSSFGNAINLKELYIEGCSSLAKLPASIGNAINLEILDLSHCLMLEELPSSFGNAINLKELYIEGCSSLAKLPASIGNAINLEILDLSHCLMLEELPSSFGNAINLKELYIEGCSSLAKLPASIGNAINLEILDLSHCLMLEELPSSFGNAINLKELYIEGCSSLAKLPASIGNAINLEILDLSHCLMLEELPSSFGNAINLKELYIEGCSSLAKLPASIGNAINLEILDLSHCLMLEELPSSFGNAINLKELYIEGCSSLAKLPASIGNAINLEILDLSHCLMLEELPSSFGNAINLKELYIEGCSSLAKLPASIGNAINLEILDLSHCLMLEELPSSFGNAINLKELYIEGCSSLAKLPASIGNAINLEILDLSHCLMLEELPSSFGNAINLKELYIKGCSSLAELPSSIGNATNLEILDLSHCLKLEVLPSSIGNATNLKKLNLTGCLSLRELPASVGNATNLEIFDLTNCSRLLELPSSFGSASLKELYLTGCSSLVELPASIKYAVNLEILNLENCSSLLHLPSSIRNATAFQKLNLTYPSSLVDLPSSSGGMP; encoded by the exons CTAGCCACTGATATTTCAAACAAATTGATTAAACTCATTCCATCAAAGGATTTCGACGGTCTAGTTGGGATGGGAGCTCATATGGAAAAGTTGAAGTCAATGTTATGCCTAGACTCAGATGAAGTGAAGATGATAGGAATTTTGGGTCCTTCTGGGATTGGTAAGACCACCATTGCCAGATTTCTGTTTAACGAACTCTCTAATAGATTCCACCTTCGTGTCTTCATGGAGGATATCAGAGAACGTTATTCAGGGTCAAGACCCTGTTACGATGAGTATAGTGCGAAATTGCAATTACAGGAAAGGTTCCTATCGCAGTTATTCAACAGTCAGCATATCAAGATCCTTCATTTAGGAGTTTTAAAAGAaagactgaaaaagaaaaaagtcttAGTCGTTCTAGATGACGTCGATAGATTAGAACAATTAGATGCCTTGGCGAAAGAAACTGAGTGGTTTGGTCCTGGAAGTCGGATTCTCATCACAACGCAAAATAAAAAGCTTTTGAATGCACATCGGATTGAGCATATCTATGAGGTGGGCTTTTCACCGCCTGATGAAGCTTCTCAAATACTCTGCCTGTATGCTTTTGGTCAAAAGTCGCCAAAGGATGGTTTTGAGAACCTTGCTTCGAAAGTTACAGAACTTTCCGGTGGACTTCCTTTGAAACTAAAGCTTATGGGCTCCTATCTACGGGGAATGTCAAAGCAGAAGTGGGAAAATATACTACCAAGGTTAAGGGCTATCGTTGACAGCGAAATAGGAAACATTGTAAAGTCCACTTATGGTAAATTGAATGAGAGGACGGAAGACTTTGCAAAGAAATTCTCGGAATGGAGGCAAGAGCGTATCATCACTAAACAAGATCTGAAG GAAGATTTATATAAAAGTGTGAGGCAAGCGCGTATCATCACAAACCAAGATCTGAAGGCATGTG ATACATTACAGTACTCCTTTGCCAGCCACCTCTCCGTGGATTTCCGCCGGAAAGGAATTCATGCAGTTGTTAATTCCAATGACACCCTGAATGCGATAGAGAGAATTAGCGCTTATGTTGTGATTTTCTCCAAGAGCTGCTTCTCCTCCACCACATGCCTGAACAAGCTCGCAAAGGTTCTTCAGTGCCGGAAGGAAACCGGCCAGCTGATGGTTCCAGTGTTCTATGGCATTAGTCCATCAGATGTGGTGGTGCCGGAGCAGATAAGAGAATGGAGTAGCGTACTCCAAGAACTGAGAGAATTACCAGGCCACCAGTCTAG GGAGGAATGCAGTGAGTGTGAACTTGTAGAAGAGATTGTCAAATATGTTTATGAAAAGCTCTTTCCCGCTCAACATATTGGAATCAACTCAAGGCTGCTGAAGATAGAACAGTTGCTTTGCAAACAACCTTGGGGTATCCGTCACATAGGAATTTGGGGTATGCCTGGTATTGGCAAGACGACACTTGCTAAAGCAGTTTTTGACCAGATCTCCGGAGGCTATGAAGCTTCTTGTTTCATCGAACACTTTGACAAGGCTTTTCATGAGATGGGGCTTCCTAGTTTGATGGCGGAACATTTTGGGACAATTCTAAATAATTTGTCTCGTGTATGCAGTACCATTACGAGACCTAGCCTCCCCAGGGACAAATTAACCAAGAAGAGAActcttgttgttcttgatgatgtgcACAATCCTTTGGTTGCCAGGTCTTTTCTCGGAGGGATTCATTGGTTTGGCCTAGGAAGCCTGATCATCATAACATCCAGAGATAAACAAGTGTTCCGCCATTGTCTGATCAATCACATATATGAGGTTCAGAGCTTAAATGAGGACGAGGCTCTGCAGCTAATCTCTCAATGTGCATTTGGCAGAGATAGAAGAGAACAACAAATCTTGGAAGTACCAATCGAAGTGAACTATGCTAATGGTAATCCATTGGCTCTCAGCTTTTACGGAAGAGAGCTTATGGGAAAGACACTGTCAAAACTGGAGGCGGCATTCCTTACTCCAAACAAGATTCATGATTTATTCAAGTGCAGCTACGAAACACTTAATAAGAACGAGAAGAACATTTTTCTGGACATTGCTTGTTTCTTCAATGGAGAATCTGTTGACTATGTGATACAACTGCTTGAGGGGTGTGGTTTTTTTCCACATGTTGGGATTAATGTTCTTGTGGAGAAGAGTCTGCTGACTATTTCAGAAAATAGAGTCATTATGCATAGAATAATCCAAGACTTTGGCCGTGAAATAAATAACAATGAAACAGTACAGATGGGGAGGCGTCGCAGACTGTGGGAACCGTGGACTATCAAATTGCTTCTTGAAGATGACAAAGACAAG GGCACTGAAGACATTGAAGGCATAGTTTTGGACGCATCGAAATTAGTCTTTGATGTGAAGCCTACTGCTTTTGAGAATATGCTTAACCTTAGATTCCTGAAGATTTACTGTTCCAGTTATGAAAATCAGTATGAAATCCGCCTTCCAGAAGGACTTGAATCTCTGCCTTATGAGCTAAGACTCCTCCACTGGGAAGACTATCCTTTACCATCCTTGCCACAAGACTTTGACCCATGCCATCTTGTTGAACTCAATCTAGCTTACAGTCGGCTTCAGAAACTTTGGGGAGGAACAAAA aacCTCAAGATGCTGAAGACAGTCAGGCTTTGTCATTCTCTGCAGCTCACTGAAATTGACGATATTGGTAACGCTGAAAATATTGAGCTAATAGATCTCCGAGACTGTATAAAATTGCCAAGTTTTCCAGCCACGGGTCAATTGCAGCATCTACGAGTTGTAAACCTATCAGGCTGCAGAgagattaaaattttcaaagagGTTTCTGCAAATATTTATGAACTAAATCTCCAGGGAACTGGCATAAGAGAATTACCAATATCCATTGGAAATGCCACTAATCTCCAGAAATTGAATCTGGAAAATTGTTCAAGCTTGGTGGAGCTCCCATCCTCCTTTGGGAATGTCATAAATCTCAAGGAATTGTATATCAAAGGATGCTTAAGTTTAGCTAAGCTCCCCGCATCAATTGGAAATGCTATTAATCTTGAAATATTGGATCTCAGTCATTGCTTAATGCTCGAGGAGCTCCCCTCCTCGTTTGGGAATGCCATAAATCTCAAGGAATTGTATATCGAAGGATGCTCAAGTTTAGCTAAGCTCCCCGCATCTATCGGAAATGCTATTAATCTTGAAATATTGGATCTCAGTCATTGCTTAATGCTCGAGGAGCTCCCCTCCTCGTTTGGGAATGCCATAAATCTCAAGGAATTGTATATCGAAGGATGCTCAAGTTTAGCTAAGCTCCCCGCATCTATCGGAAATGCTATTAATCTTGAAATATTGGATCTCAGTCATTGCTTAATGCTCGAGGAGCTCCCCTCCTCGTTTGGGAATGCCATAAATCTCAAGGAATTGTATATCGAAGGATGCTCAAGTTTAGCTAAGCTCCCCGCATCTATCGGAAATGCTATTAATCTTGAAATATTGGATCTCAGTCATTGCTTAATGCTCGAGGAGCTCCCCTCCTCGTTTGGGAATGCCATAAATCTCAAGGAATTGTATATCGAAGGATGCTCAAGTTTAGCTAAGCTCCCCGCATCTATCGGAAATGCTATTAATCTTGAAATATTGGATCTCAGTCATTGCTTAATGCTCGAGGAGCTCCCCTCCTCGTTTGGGAATGCCATAAATCTCAAGGAATTGTATATCGAAGGATGCTCAAGTTTAGCTAAGCTCCCCGCATCTATCGGAAATGCTATTAATCTTGAAATATTGGATCTCAGTCATTGCTTAATGCTCGAGGAGCTCCCCTCCTCGTTTGGGAATGCCATAAATCTCAAGGAATTGTATATCGAAGGATGCTCAAGTTTAGCTAAGCTCCCCGCATCTATCGGAAATGCTATTAATCTTGAAATATTGGATCTCAGTCATTGCTTAATGCTCGAGGAGCTCCCCTCCTCGTTTGGGAATGCCATAAATCTCAAGGAATTGTATATCGAAGGATGCTCAAGTTTAGCTAAGCTCCCCGCATCTATCGGAAATGCTATTAATCTTGAAATATTGGATCTCAGTCATTGCTTAATGCTCGAGGAGCTCCCCTCCTCGTTTGGGAATGCCATAAATCTCAAGGAATTGTATATCGAAGGATGCTCAAGTTTAGCTAAGCTCCCCGCATCTATCGGAAATGCTATTAATCTTGAAATATTGGATCTCAGTCATTGCTTAATGCTCGAGGAGCTCCCCTCCTCGTTTGGGAATGCCATAAATCTCAAGGAATTGTATATCGAAGGATGCTCAAGTTTAGCTAAGCTCCCCGCATCTATCGGAAATGCTATTAATCTTGAAATATTGGATCTCAGTCATTGCTTAATGCTCGAGGAGCTCCCCTCCTCGTTTGGGAATGCCATAAATCTCAAGGAATTGTATATCGAAGGATGCTCAAGTTTAGCTAAGCTCCCCGCATCTATCGGAAATGCTATTAATCTTGAAATATTGGATCTCAGTCATTGCTTAATGCTCGAGGAGCTCCCCTCCTCGTTTGGGAATGCCATAAATCTCAAGGAATTGTATATCGAAGGATGCTCAAGTTTAGCTAAGCTCCCCGCATCTATCGGAAATGCTATTAATCTTGAAATATTGGATCTCAGTCATTGCTTAATGCTCGAGGAGCTCCCCTCCTCGTTTGGGAATGCCATAAATCTCAAGGAATTGTATATCAAAGGATGCTCAAGTTTAGCTGAGCTCCCCTCATCTATCGGAAATGCTACTAATCTTGAAATATTGGATCTCAGTCATTGCTTAAAGCTAGAGGTGCTCCCCTCCTCGATTGGGAATGCCACTAATCTCAAGAAATTAAATCTTACTGGATGTTTGAGTCTCAGAGAACTCCCCGCATCTGTTGGTAATGCCACTAATCTTGAAATATTTGATCTCACTAATTGCTCAAGGCTCCTGGAGCTCCCCTCCTCGTTTGGGAGTGCCAGTCTCAAGGAACTATATCTCACTGGATGCTCAAGTTTAGTGGAGCTTCCTGCATCGATCAAATATGCCGTTAATCTCGAGATATTGAATCTCGAGAATTGCTCAAGTCTCTTGCACCTACCTTCTTCAATTAGGAATGCCACTGCTTTCCAGAAGTTGAATCTTACGTATCCTTCAAGCTTGGTAGATCTGCCCTCGTCGTCTGGGGGAATGCCATAA
- the LOC104729565 gene encoding protein SUPPRESSOR OF npr1-1, CONSTITUTIVE 1-like isoform X1 (The sequence of the model RefSeq protein was modified relative to this genomic sequence to represent the inferred CDS: added 9 bases not found in genome assembly) has protein sequence MMRLATDISNKLIKLIPSKDFDGLVGMGAHMEKLKSMLCLDSDEVKMIGILGPSGIGKTTIARFLFNELSNRFHLRVFMEDIRERYSGSRPCYDEYSAKLQLQERFLSQLFNSQHIKILHLGVLKERLKKKKVLVVLDDVDRLEQLDALAKETEWFGPGSRILITTQNKKLLNAHRIEHIYEVGFSPPDEASQILCLYAFGQKSPKDGFENLASKVTELSGGLPLKLKLMGSYLRGMSKQKWENILPRLRAIVDSEIGNIVKSTYGKLNERTEDFAKKFSEWRQERIITKQDLKEDLYKSVRQARIITNQDLKEDLCTSEIAFKDTIFIYCADTLQYSFASHLSVDFRRKGIHAVVNSNDTLNAIERISAYVVIFSKSCFSSTTCLNKLAKVLQCRKETGQLMVPVFYGISPSDVVVPEQIREWSSVLQELRELPGHQSREECSECELVEEIVKYVYEKLFPAQHIGINSRLLKIEQLLCKQPWGIRHIGIWGMPGIGKTTLAKAVFDQISGGYEASCFIEHFDKAFHEMGLPSLMAEHFGTILNNLSRVCSTITRPSLPRDKLTKKRTLVVLDDVHNPLVARSFLGGIHWFGLGSLIIITSRDKQVFRHCLINHIYEVQSLNEDEALQLISQCAFGRDRREQQILEVPIEVNYANGNPLALSFYGRELMGKTLSKLEAAFLTPNKIHDLFKCSYETLNKNEKNIFLDIACFFNGESVDYVIQLLEGCGFFPHVGINVLVEKSLLTISENRVIMHRIIQDFGREINNNETVQMGRRRRLWEPWTIKLLLEDDKDKGTEDIEGIVLDASKLVFDVKPTAFENMLNLRFLKIYCSSYENQYEIRLPEGLESLPYELRLLHWEDYPLPSLPQDFDPCHLVELNLAYSRLQKLWGGTKNLKMLKTVRLCHSLQLTEIDDIGNAENIELIDLRDCIKLPSFPATGQLQHLRVVNLSGCREIKIFKEVSANIYELNLQGTGIRELPISIGNATNLQKLNLENCSSLVELPSSFGNVINLKELYIKGCLSLAKLPASIGNAINLEILDLSHCLMLEELPSSFGNAINLKELYIEGCSSLAKLPASIGNAINLEILDLSHCLMLEELPSSFGNAINLKELYIEGCSSLAKLPASIGNAINLEILDLSHCLMLEELPSSFGNAINLKELYIEGCSSLAKLPASIGNAINLEILDLSHCLMLEELPSSFGNAINLKELYIEGCSSLAKLPASIGNAINLEILDLSHCLMLEELPSSFGNAINLKELYIEGCSSLAKLPASIGNAINLEILDLSHCLMLEELPSSFGNAINLKELYIEGCSSLAKLPASIGNAINLEILDLSHCLMLEELPSSFGNAINLKELYIEGCSSLAKLPASIGNAINLEILDLSHCLMLEELPSSFGNAINLKELYIEGCSSLAKLPASIGNAINLEILDLSHCLMLEELPSSFGNAINLKELYIEGCSSLAKLPASIGNAINLEILDLSHCLMLEELPSSFGNAINLKELYIEGCSSLAKLPASIGNAINLEILDLSHCLMLEELPSSFGNAINLKELYIEGCSSLAKLPASIGNAINLEILDLSHCLMLEELPSSFGNAINLKELYIKGCSSLAELPSSIGNATNLEILDLSHCLKLEVLPSSIGNATNLKKLNLTGCLSLRELPASVGNATNLEIFDLTNCSRLLELPSSFGSASLKELYLTGCSSLVELPASIKYAVNLEILNLENCSSLLHLPSSIRNATAFQKLNLTYPSSLVDLPSSSGGMP, from the exons CTAGCCACTGATATTTCAAACAAATTGATTAAACTCATTCCATCAAAGGATTTCGACGGTCTAGTTGGGATGGGAGCTCATATGGAAAAGTTGAAGTCAATGTTATGCCTAGACTCAGATGAAGTGAAGATGATAGGAATTTTGGGTCCTTCTGGGATTGGTAAGACCACCATTGCCAGATTTCTGTTTAACGAACTCTCTAATAGATTCCACCTTCGTGTCTTCATGGAGGATATCAGAGAACGTTATTCAGGGTCAAGACCCTGTTACGATGAGTATAGTGCGAAATTGCAATTACAGGAAAGGTTCCTATCGCAGTTATTCAACAGTCAGCATATCAAGATCCTTCATTTAGGAGTTTTAAAAGAaagactgaaaaagaaaaaagtcttAGTCGTTCTAGATGACGTCGATAGATTAGAACAATTAGATGCCTTGGCGAAAGAAACTGAGTGGTTTGGTCCTGGAAGTCGGATTCTCATCACAACGCAAAATAAAAAGCTTTTGAATGCACATCGGATTGAGCATATCTATGAGGTGGGCTTTTCACCGCCTGATGAAGCTTCTCAAATACTCTGCCTGTATGCTTTTGGTCAAAAGTCGCCAAAGGATGGTTTTGAGAACCTTGCTTCGAAAGTTACAGAACTTTCCGGTGGACTTCCTTTGAAACTAAAGCTTATGGGCTCCTATCTACGGGGAATGTCAAAGCAGAAGTGGGAAAATATACTACCAAGGTTAAGGGCTATCGTTGACAGCGAAATAGGAAACATTGTAAAGTCCACTTATGGTAAATTGAATGAGAGGACGGAAGACTTTGCAAAGAAATTCTCGGAATGGAGGCAAGAGCGTATCATCACTAAACAAGATCTGAAG GAAGATTTATATAAAAGTGTGAGGCAAGCGCGTATCATCACAAACCAAGATCTGAAG GAAGATTTATGTACAAGTGAAATAGCTTTCAAAGACACTATCTTCATCTACTGTGCAGATACATTACAGTACTCCTTTGCCAGCCACCTCTCCGTGGATTTCCGCCGGAAAGGAATTCATGCAGTTGTTAATTCCAATGACACCCTGAATGCGATAGAGAGAATTAGCGCTTATGTTGTGATTTTCTCCAAGAGCTGCTTCTCCTCCACCACATGCCTGAACAAGCTCGCAAAGGTTCTTCAGTGCCGGAAGGAAACCGGCCAGCTGATGGTTCCAGTGTTCTATGGCATTAGTCCATCAGATGTGGTGGTGCCGGAGCAGATAAGAGAATGGAGTAGCGTACTCCAAGAACTGAGAGAATTACCAGGCCACCAGTCTAG GGAGGAATGCAGTGAGTGTGAACTTGTAGAAGAGATTGTCAAATATGTTTATGAAAAGCTCTTTCCCGCTCAACATATTGGAATCAACTCAAGGCTGCTGAAGATAGAACAGTTGCTTTGCAAACAACCTTGGGGTATCCGTCACATAGGAATTTGGGGTATGCCTGGTATTGGCAAGACGACACTTGCTAAAGCAGTTTTTGACCAGATCTCCGGAGGCTATGAAGCTTCTTGTTTCATCGAACACTTTGACAAGGCTTTTCATGAGATGGGGCTTCCTAGTTTGATGGCGGAACATTTTGGGACAATTCTAAATAATTTGTCTCGTGTATGCAGTACCATTACGAGACCTAGCCTCCCCAGGGACAAATTAACCAAGAAGAGAActcttgttgttcttgatgatgtgcACAATCCTTTGGTTGCCAGGTCTTTTCTCGGAGGGATTCATTGGTTTGGCCTAGGAAGCCTGATCATCATAACATCCAGAGATAAACAAGTGTTCCGCCATTGTCTGATCAATCACATATATGAGGTTCAGAGCTTAAATGAGGACGAGGCTCTGCAGCTAATCTCTCAATGTGCATTTGGCAGAGATAGAAGAGAACAACAAATCTTGGAAGTACCAATCGAAGTGAACTATGCTAATGGTAATCCATTGGCTCTCAGCTTTTACGGAAGAGAGCTTATGGGAAAGACACTGTCAAAACTGGAGGCGGCATTCCTTACTCCAAACAAGATTCATGATTTATTCAAGTGCAGCTACGAAACACTTAATAAGAACGAGAAGAACATTTTTCTGGACATTGCTTGTTTCTTCAATGGAGAATCTGTTGACTATGTGATACAACTGCTTGAGGGGTGTGGTTTTTTTCCACATGTTGGGATTAATGTTCTTGTGGAGAAGAGTCTGCTGACTATTTCAGAAAATAGAGTCATTATGCATAGAATAATCCAAGACTTTGGCCGTGAAATAAATAACAATGAAACAGTACAGATGGGGAGGCGTCGCAGACTGTGGGAACCGTGGACTATCAAATTGCTTCTTGAAGATGACAAAGACAAG GGCACTGAAGACATTGAAGGCATAGTTTTGGACGCATCGAAATTAGTCTTTGATGTGAAGCCTACTGCTTTTGAGAATATGCTTAACCTTAGATTCCTGAAGATTTACTGTTCCAGTTATGAAAATCAGTATGAAATCCGCCTTCCAGAAGGACTTGAATCTCTGCCTTATGAGCTAAGACTCCTCCACTGGGAAGACTATCCTTTACCATCCTTGCCACAAGACTTTGACCCATGCCATCTTGTTGAACTCAATCTAGCTTACAGTCGGCTTCAGAAACTTTGGGGAGGAACAAAA aacCTCAAGATGCTGAAGACAGTCAGGCTTTGTCATTCTCTGCAGCTCACTGAAATTGACGATATTGGTAACGCTGAAAATATTGAGCTAATAGATCTCCGAGACTGTATAAAATTGCCAAGTTTTCCAGCCACGGGTCAATTGCAGCATCTACGAGTTGTAAACCTATCAGGCTGCAGAgagattaaaattttcaaagagGTTTCTGCAAATATTTATGAACTAAATCTCCAGGGAACTGGCATAAGAGAATTACCAATATCCATTGGAAATGCCACTAATCTCCAGAAATTGAATCTGGAAAATTGTTCAAGCTTGGTGGAGCTCCCATCCTCCTTTGGGAATGTCATAAATCTCAAGGAATTGTATATCAAAGGATGCTTAAGTTTAGCTAAGCTCCCCGCATCAATTGGAAATGCTATTAATCTTGAAATATTGGATCTCAGTCATTGCTTAATGCTCGAGGAGCTCCCCTCCTCGTTTGGGAATGCCATAAATCTCAAGGAATTGTATATCGAAGGATGCTCAAGTTTAGCTAAGCTCCCCGCATCTATCGGAAATGCTATTAATCTTGAAATATTGGATCTCAGTCATTGCTTAATGCTCGAGGAGCTCCCCTCCTCGTTTGGGAATGCCATAAATCTCAAGGAATTGTATATCGAAGGATGCTCAAGTTTAGCTAAGCTCCCCGCATCTATCGGAAATGCTATTAATCTTGAAATATTGGATCTCAGTCATTGCTTAATGCTCGAGGAGCTCCCCTCCTCGTTTGGGAATGCCATAAATCTCAAGGAATTGTATATCGAAGGATGCTCAAGTTTAGCTAAGCTCCCCGCATCTATCGGAAATGCTATTAATCTTGAAATATTGGATCTCAGTCATTGCTTAATGCTCGAGGAGCTCCCCTCCTCGTTTGGGAATGCCATAAATCTCAAGGAATTGTATATCGAAGGATGCTCAAGTTTAGCTAAGCTCCCCGCATCTATCGGAAATGCTATTAATCTTGAAATATTGGATCTCAGTCATTGCTTAATGCTCGAGGAGCTCCCCTCCTCGTTTGGGAATGCCATAAATCTCAAGGAATTGTATATCGAAGGATGCTCAAGTTTAGCTAAGCTCCCCGCATCTATCGGAAATGCTATTAATCTTGAAATATTGGATCTCAGTCATTGCTTAATGCTCGAGGAGCTCCCCTCCTCGTTTGGGAATGCCATAAATCTCAAGGAATTGTATATCGAAGGATGCTCAAGTTTAGCTAAGCTCCCCGCATCTATCGGAAATGCTATTAATCTTGAAATATTGGATCTCAGTCATTGCTTAATGCTCGAGGAGCTCCCCTCCTCGTTTGGGAATGCCATAAATCTCAAGGAATTGTATATCGAAGGATGCTCAAGTTTAGCTAAGCTCCCCGCATCTATCGGAAATGCTATTAATCTTGAAATATTGGATCTCAGTCATTGCTTAATGCTCGAGGAGCTCCCCTCCTCGTTTGGGAATGCCATAAATCTCAAGGAATTGTATATCGAAGGATGCTCAAGTTTAGCTAAGCTCCCCGCATCTATCGGAAATGCTATTAATCTTGAAATATTGGATCTCAGTCATTGCTTAATGCTCGAGGAGCTCCCCTCCTCGTTTGGGAATGCCATAAATCTCAAGGAATTGTATATCGAAGGATGCTCAAGTTTAGCTAAGCTCCCCGCATCTATCGGAAATGCTATTAATCTTGAAATATTGGATCTCAGTCATTGCTTAATGCTCGAGGAGCTCCCCTCCTCGTTTGGGAATGCCATAAATCTCAAGGAATTGTATATCGAAGGATGCTCAAGTTTAGCTAAGCTCCCCGCATCTATCGGAAATGCTATTAATCTTGAAATATTGGATCTCAGTCATTGCTTAATGCTCGAGGAGCTCCCCTCCTCGTTTGGGAATGCCATAAATCTCAAGGAATTGTATATCGAAGGATGCTCAAGTTTAGCTAAGCTCCCCGCATCTATCGGAAATGCTATTAATCTTGAAATATTGGATCTCAGTCATTGCTTAATGCTCGAGGAGCTCCCCTCCTCGTTTGGGAATGCCATAAATCTCAAGGAATTGTATATCAAAGGATGCTCAAGTTTAGCTGAGCTCCCCTCATCTATCGGAAATGCTACTAATCTTGAAATATTGGATCTCAGTCATTGCTTAAAGCTAGAGGTGCTCCCCTCCTCGATTGGGAATGCCACTAATCTCAAGAAATTAAATCTTACTGGATGTTTGAGTCTCAGAGAACTCCCCGCATCTGTTGGTAATGCCACTAATCTTGAAATATTTGATCTCACTAATTGCTCAAGGCTCCTGGAGCTCCCCTCCTCGTTTGGGAGTGCCAGTCTCAAGGAACTATATCTCACTGGATGCTCAAGTTTAGTGGAGCTTCCTGCATCGATCAAATATGCCGTTAATCTCGAGATATTGAATCTCGAGAATTGCTCAAGTCTCTTGCACCTACCTTCTTCAATTAGGAATGCCACTGCTTTCCAGAAGTTGAATCTTACGTATCCTTCAAGCTTGGTAGATCTGCCCTCGTCGTCTGGGGGAATGCCATAA